The Malus domestica chromosome 06, GDT2T_hap1 genome has a segment encoding these proteins:
- the LOC103429050 gene encoding probable CoA ligase CCL9 — MTRIPGYAPPKVPHTLTDQQQSSTSPLRFQPPPNPTPPLTFPNPINIKPHFSNLHINSLPFIISILFYFILSKYLILFLKMKSPTLTGLLKQVAAEFPNHRALSVSGKFDLTHARLQELVDHAATLLIASGVAPNDTVALTFPNTVEFVVMFLAVIRCRATAAPLNAAYTAEEFEFYLSDSESKLLITPEEPIHAAKAASSKLNIPHLTANLSDAASHVTLSSAVEASPDSVSQLVNDPSDVAIFLHTSGTTSRPKGVPLTQLNLASSVQNIKSVYRLTESDSTVVVLPLFHVHGLIAGLLSSFSAGAAVALPAAGRFSASTFWSDMVAYNATWYTAVPTIHQIILDRHSSKPEPQYPNLRFIRSCSASLAPSILARLEESFGAPVLEAYAMTEATHLMCSNPLPEDGAHKPGSVGRPVGQELAILDENGAIQPEGVNGEVCIRGPNVTKGYKNNAEANKAAFLFGWFHTGDIGVLDSDGYLSLVGRIKELINRGGEKISPIEVDAVLLSHPEVAQGVAFGVPDDKYGEEINCAVIPREGSSLDEEQVMRHCKKNLASFKVPKKVFITDSLPKTATGKIQRRIVGEHFLAQISTAKVPKFGA; from the exons ATGACGCGGATACCTGGATATGCACCTCCCAAGGTGCCGCACACTCTAACTGACCAGCAACAGAGCTCCACGTCTCCCCTCCGGTTCCAGCCTCCACCAAATCCCACCCCTCCCCTCACTTTCCCGAACCCTATAAATATCAAACCTCACTTCTCCAATCTTCATATAAATTCGcttccatttattatttctattttattctattttattctctcaaaatatttaattttattcttAAAAATGAAAAGTCCGACTCTAACCGGATTGCTGAAGCAGGTCGCGGCGGAGTTCCCGAACCACCGCGCCCTTTCCGTTTCCGGAAAATTCGATTTGACCCACGCGCGGTTGCAGGAGCTCGTCGATCACGCCGCCACCCTCTTAATTGCCTCCGGCGTCGCCCCAAACGACACCGTCGCACTCACATTCCCCAACACCGTCGAG TTTGTTGTGATGTTTTTGGCGGTGATTCGGTGCCGGGCGACAGCGGCGCCGCTTAACGCGGCGTACACGGCGGAAGAGTTCGAGTTCTACCTTTCCGACTCCGAGTCGAAGCTCCTGATCACGCCGGAAGAACCGATTCATGCGGCCAAAGCGGCGTCTTCGAAGCTCAACATTCCTCACTTGACCGCCAACCTGTCCGACGCCGCCAGCCACGTGACTCTCTCATCCGCCGTCGAGGCGAGCCCCGACTCGGTATCGCAACTCGTCAACGACCCGTCCGACGTGGCGATCTTCCTCCACACGTCGGGCACCACGAGCCGGCCCAAGGGAGTCCCCTTGACGCAGCTCAATCTGGCCTCCTCCGTCCAGAACATCAAATCTGTCTACAGACTCACTGAGTCGGACTCGACGGTGGTCGTCCTCCCTTTATTTCACGTCCACGGATTAATCGCCGGGTTATTGAGTTCCTTCTCCGCCGGCGCCGCTGTGGCCCTCCCAGCCGCGGGTCGATTCTCCGCTTCAACCTTTTGGTCCGACATGGTCGCATACAACGCCACGTGGTACACCGCAGTCCCCACCATCCACCAAATCATCCTCGACCGCCACAGCAGCAAACCCGAACCGCAATACCCGAATCTCCGGTTTATCCGGAGCTGCAGCGCCTCGCTGGCTCCGTCTATTTTGGCGCGGCTGGAAGAATCGTTCGGCGCGCCGGTTTTAGAGGCCTATGCGATGACGGAGGCGACCCATTTGATGTGTTCGAATCCGTTACCGGAAGACGGAGCCCACAAGCCCGGGTCAGTGGGTCGACCCGTGGGTCAGGAGCTTGCGATTTTGGACGAGAACGGTGCGATTCAGCCGGAGGGCGTGAACGGCGAGGTTTGCATTAGAGGGCCCAATGTGACTAAAGGGTACAAGAACAACGCAGAAGCGAACAAAGCAGCTTTCTTGTTCGGGTGGTTTCATACTGGGGACATCGGAGTTTTGGATTCCGATGGGTATTTGAGCCTGGTGGGTCGGATTAAGGAGCTGATTAACCGCGGAG GGGAGAAGATTTCGCCGATTGAAGTCGATGCAGTGCTTTTGTCACATCCAGAGGTTGCCCAAGGCGTTGCATTTGGAGTTCCTGATGATAAATATGGCGAAGAG ATTAACTGTGCCGTAATCCCAAGAGAAGGCTCGAGCTTAGACGAGGAACAAGTGATGCGACATTGCAAGAAGAATCTGGCTTCTTTCAAAGTACCCAAGAAGGTGTTCATCACCGACTCTCTTCCGAAAACTGCCACCGGGAAAATCCAACGGCGGATCGTGGGGGAGCACTTCCTTGCACAAATATCCACCGCCAAAGTTCCCAAGTTTGGCGCTTAA